The Halodesulfovibrio sp. genome includes a window with the following:
- a CDS encoding OmpP1/FadL family transporter: MTRRVIKLIVICTMVLSAVSAQAAGFGIYEYSARANALGNSVMAGKADPSSIAVNPAQVTQLEGTQLAVGATGIYPSATVKIDSPAEDAGSYDGKSSVWTMPHLYVTHALTDELYLGVGTFARFGLGTKFDEEWAGASDVHDVRIRSFSINPVIGYKVTKNFSVAAGPEIMWFDFLLKKKTGHPRVPGYLDTEMSGDSWGAGFTLGARYQFNDWLSAGASYRSEVRQDVEGDITMDAGSMRLLDTSASGKITLPQQIGIGFNVKPTDKLSVEVGATWIGWSSYSELCVKFDGGPFEKKSDYKDTWRYNIGAEYNINDNWDVRASYVYDNSPLNSDSLSYMVPASDRQLFGVGAGWHDNSWSVDVSYTYLLMAERSFSVHAAKSTGMPYTQSGEFKDGDAHLLALTIGYKF, from the coding sequence GTGACTCGTCGCGTAATCAAACTCATTGTTATCTGTACTATGGTATTAAGTGCTGTTTCTGCTCAAGCAGCAGGGTTCGGTATTTATGAATACAGTGCTCGTGCAAACGCACTCGGCAACTCTGTTATGGCTGGTAAGGCAGACCCTTCCTCAATTGCAGTTAACCCTGCACAGGTAACCCAGCTTGAAGGCACTCAGCTTGCTGTAGGTGCTACCGGTATTTACCCTTCAGCTACTGTAAAAATTGACTCACCTGCGGAAGACGCCGGTTCTTACGATGGTAAAAGCAGTGTTTGGACTATGCCGCATCTGTACGTAACTCATGCGCTTACTGATGAGCTGTACCTTGGCGTTGGCACATTCGCCCGCTTTGGTCTCGGCACTAAGTTCGATGAAGAATGGGCAGGCGCAAGTGACGTGCACGACGTACGTATCCGTTCATTCTCTATCAACCCTGTTATCGGGTACAAAGTAACTAAGAACTTCTCAGTTGCTGCTGGACCTGAAATTATGTGGTTCGATTTCCTTCTTAAAAAGAAAACCGGTCACCCTCGTGTTCCGGGTTACCTCGATACAGAAATGTCCGGTGACAGCTGGGGCGCAGGTTTCACTCTTGGTGCTCGCTACCAGTTCAATGACTGGCTTTCTGCTGGTGCAAGCTACCGTTCTGAGGTTCGTCAGGATGTTGAAGGCGACATCACAATGGATGCAGGCAGCATGCGTCTTTTAGATACTAGCGCTTCCGGCAAAATTACTCTTCCGCAGCAGATCGGCATTGGTTTCAACGTAAAACCAACAGACAAGTTGAGCGTAGAAGTTGGCGCAACTTGGATTGGCTGGAGCAGCTACAGCGAACTTTGTGTAAAGTTTGATGGCGGTCCATTCGAAAAGAAAAGTGATTACAAAGATACATGGCGCTACAACATTGGTGCTGAATACAACATCAATGATAACTGGGATGTACGTGCCAGCTATGTATACGATAACTCACCGCTTAACAGTGACAGTTTGAGTTACATGGTTCCTGCAAGTGATCGCCAGTTGTTTGGTGTAGGCGCAGGTTGGCATGATAACAGCTGGTCTGTTGACGTAAGCTACACATACTTGCTCATGGCTGAACGTTCCTTCTCTGTTCATGCTGCTAAGTCTACTGGCATGCCATACACTCAGAGTGGCGAAT